One region of Citrus sinensis cultivar Valencia sweet orange chromosome 6, DVS_A1.0, whole genome shotgun sequence genomic DNA includes:
- the LOC102619721 gene encoding uncharacterized protein LOC102619721 — protein MAAAIAVSSPNPTILQNLIAIRDSSSGFFGGTLNGFSFQLKSRSRKRDISTLVVASSAAAGDITRSSKSDSGRFYLNFTGFPFPLGPFLNRRTIRTEVVKGRIWLFEQEQALGFSSVSTNIRMTVIKLKSGGLWVHAPIAPTKECIQLVKELAAPVEYIILPTFAYEHKIFVGPFSRKFPRAQIWVAPRQWSWPLNLPLAFFGIFRAKTLIDEDLSTPWADEIEQKVLSSPEVGIGPYVEVAFYHKPSRTLLVTDAVIFVPRKPPECISKESLLASAKNGLAVKILSKGKEVPQEPVVDNPMNQQKGWERMVLQILFLGPSNLLEPNASFAQMSQKLIVSPIVKTLVFSKVPEKVRDWIDRIVCDWRFRRIIPAHFAAPINASRSDFLAAFAFLDDLLGERYVTRPSLSLLFTSLMGKAASYFPPDDMKTLSSLDEFLVSVGAVKKTVSGQKR, from the exons ATGGCAGCAGCCATTGCTGTTTCTTCTCCAAACCCAACAATTCTACAGAACCTAATTGCCATTAGAGACTCAAGTTCAGGTTTCTTCGGTGGGACCTTAAATGGTTTCTCTTTTCAGCTGAAAAGCAGAAGCAGAAAGAGAGATATAAGCACTTTGGTTGTTGCTTCTTCTGCAGCTGCTGGTGATATAACAAGAAGCAGTAAAAGTGACAGTGGCAGGTTTTATCTTAACTTTACTGGGTTTCCTTTCCCTCTAGGCCCTTTTCTCAATAGGCGCACTATTAGAACTGAG GTTGTAAAAGGCCGGATATGGCTATTTGAACAAGAGCAAGCATTAGGATTCAGCAGCGTCTCCACTAACATCCGAATGACAGTCATCAAACTCAAATCTGGAGGATTATGGGTCCATGCACCCATTGCTCCAACTAAGGAGTGTATTCAG CTTGTGAAGGAGCTTGCAGCTCCAGTAGAGTATATCATCCTGCCAACATTTGCTTATGAgcacaaaatttttgttggcCCCTTTTCGAGAAAGTTCCCGCGGGCTCAGATATGGGTTGCACCTAGGCAATGGAGTTGGCCCTTGAACTTGCCGCTGGCCTTTTTTGGGATTTTCCGCGCCAAAACCTTGATAGATGAGGATTTATCAACCCCGTGGGCTGATGAGATTGAACAAAAGGTTTTAAGCTCACCAGAAGTTG GGATTGGACCTTATGTGGAGGTTGCTTTCTATCATAAACCTTCAAGAACACTACTCGTTACTGATGCTGTCATCTTTGTCCCAAGAAAGCCACCCGAATGCATTAGCAAAGAGTCATTGTTAGCATCCGCAAAGAATGGTCTGGCAGTGAAAATTCTTAGTAAAGGCAAGGAGGTTCCTCAGGAGCCTGTAGTTGACAACCCGATGAATCAACAGAAAG GGTGGGAAAGAATGGTTCTCCAAATCTTGTTCCTTGGTCCTTCCAATCTGTTGGAACCTAATGCTAGCTTTGCTCAGATGTCACAGAAGCTGATTGTTTCACCTATTGTTAAGACACTGGTTTTCAGCAAAGTCCCTGAGAAG GTCAGGGATTGGATTGATCGTATTGTATGCGACTGGAGGTTCAGGAGAATAATCCCAGCTCATTTTGCAGCTCCGATAAATGCAAGCAGGTCTGATTTCTTAGCTGCATTTGCATTTCTCGATGACCTTCTGGGTGAACGCTACGTTACTCGACCTTCACTCTCCCTTCTCTTCACATCACTCATGGGAAAAGCAGCTAGTTATTTCCCTCCAGATGACATGAAGACATTATCATCCCTTGATGAGTTTTTAGTCTCAGTTGGTGCTGTCAAGAAAACTGTCTCAGGCCAGAAACGATGA
- the LOC102619999 gene encoding uncharacterized protein LOC102619999 isoform X3 translates to MWNFASTCLAGNVGVKNDSLKASEAASECSDDDVSSVVSREESLECPICWESFNMVENVPYVLWCGHTLCKNCILGLQWAVVKFPTLPVQLPLFISCPWCNLLSFRVVYKGNLKFPRKNYFLLWMVESMNGDRVKSHSGFCEDPQPASSSSSSSTFGNQLNRGNHRRGQHHHHHYHHHPEPAGSNRDHLHATNYLTVERIHSSLRKSLIFFVHLTAKFPLVVIFLLIVVYAIPASAAILALYILVTILFALPSFLILYFAYPSLDWLVREIVT, encoded by the coding sequence ATGTGGAATTTTGCATCCACTTGTTTAGCTGGAAATGTTGGAGTGAAAAATGACTCCCTAAAGGCTTCTGAAGCTGCTTCAGAATGCTCGGATGATGATGTATCTTCTGTTGTTAGCAGAGAGGAAAGTCTGGAGTGCCCGATATGTTGGGAATCCTTCAATATGGTTGAAAATGTGCCCTATGTTTTATGGTGCGGCCATACCCTTTGTAAAAACTGCATCCTAGGATTGCAATGGGCTGTTGTGAAATTTCCCACCTTACCAGTTCAGCTTCCCCTCTTTATCTCCTGCCCATGGTGCAATCTCTTGTCTTTCCGTGTTGTTTACAAGGGAAACCTCAAATTTCCTCGCAAGAATTATTTTCTACTTTGGATGGTTGAGAGCATGAACGGTGACAGAGTGAAGTCTCATTCTGGTTTCTGTGAAGATCCTCAACCAGCCTCATCATCAAGCAGCAGTTCTACCTTTGGAAATCAACTGAACCGTGGCAACCACAGGAGGGgacaacatcatcatcatcattatcatcatcatcctgAGCCAGCTGGATCAAACCGTGATCACCTTCATGCTACTAATTATCTTACTGTGGAGAGAATACATTCTTCCTTGCGGAAgtctttgattttctttgttcATCTGACAGCCAAGTTCCCACTGGTCGTCATATTTCTTCTGATTGTTGTGTACGCAATACCTGCCAGTGCAGCTATCTTGGCCCTGTACATACTCGTCACCATTCTGTTTGCTCTTCCATCATTTCTAATTCTTTACTTTGCATATCCTAGTTTGGATTGGCTTGTAAGAGAGATTGTCACCTGA